In Acipenser ruthenus unplaced genomic scaffold, fAciRut3.2 maternal haplotype, whole genome shotgun sequence, a single genomic region encodes these proteins:
- the LOC117395571 gene encoding pro-interleukin-16-like, whose translation MDSREKTYSLPLLNDSAQTFPVPAATPLPPTDQEEVPSSPKTSNPGSLGAGNPQPFSIRPLGFQKSCPEIRRNSLQLRRDFFESLGADGESRSGTEIKSGFFGKGPAPPVPRKPSAEKIAAVKKRRGSLSFGPGQGLVDSTKTGHPEGPKDSIARVAKGWSSELNHIMDLSRPQPSALTTEEGLPRKTGSQPSAPATAGPVKPTAEQRVGFGITGASKIRLGDDEASTRANERGSGSRVPDLEGQSPGLGVGANGGYPGLNQRSGGKGLVNTRTVVFKSDASTTLRFGGRPGGAVKERDWFRSSAKVQLRKPEVASALCRAESSPGLPREIGGKPVKAIAVVNQSPKLSFCRAVERHGPLKTTSAKPEPVEKTAGQSTEHLKLQSSETPRRSDSRTGRNLGNIQGDPASIPGPDERDHERKAPGGTERRRREGSGSDDQKTAVIVRSLSVKNRIKCFEMLENRTGKEGPAQPDQGKPGPAGVSSLKKSFSDRAVWHPGMETPNTDLGKGGRKPWETSVIRTASLDGHVKRKIPPFTANGESRKERNAGKGNDGVANQGRSQPSDPRSTAGSRGDDLLGARSAREEEDDEFSDASTVEQEESSSGSESDREVVLDSAEPNKNRDTRRNANDNPSVSSDSGAVDKAALSLESSSVQPGRAGVTPGSVLRSQKLGTPSFLLTSSPVVLDPAGLGSWPGSLSQWTPDQSDGSGSDSEDSVLTPPSELSQARSFSVSLAELREFGLDSPRDRTASLSSNMSVLSVVSLIPGEELDRLLEDVRELGDESLQRETDVQVVVLHKEEGAGLGFSIAGGVDQNKPVTVHKVFPHGIAAQEGTIQQGDTVLSINGSCLRGSFHCEALRILRKARLPAQAIVVLQKGGAGEHPAHGGPSPSLALPSTATAKQGRGTAELNGTVTVELNKDSSGLGFSLEGGKGSSQGDRPITVKKVFLGGPGEAVQPGDEILEVQGRSMLGMMRLEAWKWIRTLPAGPVTLVIRKNPRT comes from the exons ATGGACTCGCGTGAGAAGACTTATTCCCTCCCGCTGCTGAACGACTCTGCCCAGACCTTCCCCGTCCCAGCGGCTACGCCTCTCCCTCCCACGGACCAGGAGGAGGTCCCCTCGTCTCCGAAAACCTCAAACCCTGGCTCTCTGGGCGCCGGGAATCCCCAGCCGTTTTCCATCAGGCCTCTGGGATTTCAGAAATCTTGCCCCGAAATCCGGAGGAACAGTCTGCAGCTGCGTCGGGATTTCTTCGAGTCGCTGGGCGCCGACGGAGAATCCCGATCCGGAACGGAAATAAAGTCTGGCTTCTTCGGAAAGGGACCGGCACCCCCCGTGCCTCGGAAACCGTCTGCTGAGAAAATCGCCGCTGTAAAGAAGCGGCGCGGTAGTTTAAGTTTCGGGCCGGGTCAAGGACTTGTGGATTCTACCAAGACCGGACACCCAGAAGGTCCAAAAGACAGCATCGCACGTGTAGCCAAGGGCTGGAGCTCTGAGCTTAATCACATTATGGACCTAAGCAGACCACAGCCTAGCGCCTTGACCACTGAAGAAGGTTTACCAAGAAAGACTGGATCACAGCCTTCTGCACCTGCGACAGCCGGACCTGTCAAACCAACAGCCGAGCAAAGGGTTGGGTTTGGAATTACTGGTGCAAGCAAGATCCGACTGGGGGATGACGAAGCTTCGACTAGAGCAAATGAAAGGGGCTCTGGATCTCGTGTCCCAGACCTGGAGGGTCAAAGCCCCGGGCTGGGGGTCGGTGCTAACGGAGGGTACCCGGGTTTGAATCAGCGGAGCGGCGGAAAGGGTTTGGTCAACACGAGGACGGTCGTTTTTAAGAGCGATGCTTCGACGACCCTCAGGTTTGGGGGGCGGCCGGGCGGGGCAGTGAAGGAGCGGGACTGGTTTCGGAGCAGCGCGAAAGTGCAACTGAGGAAACCGGAAGTGGCGAGTGCTCTGTGCCGGGCTGAATCCAGTCCGGGACTCCCCAGAGAGATCGGGGGCAAGCCCGTGAAAGCCATCGCGGTCGTCAACCAGAGCCCGAAGCTCAGTTTCTGCCGAGCTGTGGAGCGACACGGGCCGCTGAAGACGACGTCGGCAAAGCCAGAGCCGGTAGAGAAGACAGCCGGGCAGTCCACGGAGCACTTGAAGCTCCAGAGCTCTGAAACCCCACGGAGGAGCGATTCCAGAACCGGGAGGAATTTGGGCAACATCCAGGGAGATCCGGCGTCGATTCCAGGACCGGATGAGAGGGATCACGAGAGGAAAGCGCCTGGAGGAACGGAGAGGAGGAGACGGGAAGGTTCTGGAAGCGATGACCAGAAGACTGCTGTGATAGTCAGGAGTTTGTCGGTCAAAAATCGGATCAAGTGTTTTGAGATGCTGGAAAACCGGACTGGAAAAGAAGGACCAGCTCAGCCAGACCAGGGCAAGCCAGGCCCGGCTGGGGTCTCATCTCTGAAGAAGAGTTTCTCTGACAGGGCGGTCTGGCATCCGGGGATGGAGACCCCCAATACGGATTTGGGGAAGGGAGGGAGGAAGCCGTGGGAGACGTCGGTGATCCGGACAGCTTCTCTCGACGGCCATGTGAAGAGGAAGATCCCGCCTTTCACCGCCAACGGAGAGTCCCGGAAGGAGAGGAACGCCGGGAAAGGAAACGACGGAGTCGCCAACCAGGGACGTTCCCAGCCTTCGGATCCCAGATCGACAGCGGGGTCCCGGGGAGACGATCTTCTCGGGGCGCGCTCCGCAAGGGAGGAAGAAGACGACGAATTCTCGGATGCGAGCACCGTGGAGCAGGAGGAGAGCAGTTCCGGATCGGAATCCGACCGGGAAGTGGTTCTAGATTCCGCGGAACCCAACAAGAACCGGGACACGCGACGCAATGCCAACGACAACCCAAGCGTCTCCTCGGATTCCGGAGCAGTCGACAAGGCGGCTTTGAGTCTAGAGTCCTCCTCAGTCCAGCCGGGTCGGGCTGGGGTTACCCCAGGCTCTGTGTTGAGGTCACAGAAGCTGGGTACCCCCTCTTTTCTTCTGACCTCGTCTCCGGTGGTGCTTGATCCCGCTGGCTTGGGAAGCTGGCCCGGTTCCCTGTCGCAGTGGACCCCGGACCAGTCCGATGGTTCTGGTTCTGACTCGGAGGACTCTGTGTTGACCCCCCCCAGCGAGCTGAGCCAGGCCAGGAGCTTCTCTGTCAG CCTGGCTGAGTTGCGTGAATTTGGGTTGGACAGTCCCAGAGACCGCACTGCGTCCCTCAGCTCCAACATGTCCGTCCTGTCCGTCGTATCCCTCATCCCCGGGGAGGAGCTGGACAGACTGCTGGAGGACGTCAGGGAGCTGGGGGACGAGAGCCTGCAG CGCGAGACAGATGTCCAGGTGGTGGTCCTTCACAAGGAGGAAGGGGCGGGACTCGGGTTCAGCATCGCCGGGGGCGTCGACCAGAACAAGCCGGTCACG GTCCACAAGGTCTTCCCCCACGGAATAGCGGCCCAGGAAGGAACGATCCAGCAAGGAGACACCGTGCTGTCAATCAACGGCAGCTGCCTGCGGGGCTCCTTCCACTGCGAGGCGCTGCGGATCCTGCGCAAGGCCCGCCTACCCGCCCAGGCCATCGTGGTGCTGCAGAAAGGGGGCGCCGGCGAGCACCCGGCACACGGGGGCCCCTCCCCCAGCCTCGCTCTGCCCAGCACCGCTACTGCCAAGCAGGGCCGCGGCACAG CTGAGCTCAACGGGACAGTCACCGTGGAGCTGAACAAGGACTCCTCTGGACTGGGATTCAGTCTGGAGGGGGGCAAGGGTTCGAGTCAGGGCGACCGGCCAATCACTGTCAAGAAGGTCTTCTTGG GAGGTCCGGGGGAG